DNA sequence from the Agelaius phoeniceus isolate bAgePho1 chromosome 20, bAgePho1.hap1, whole genome shotgun sequence genome:
AGGTTGATTTGTCAGCAGTTTGCAGGAAGCGCCAACACTCAGTGCTGGGCTCCTGTTGGCAGAGCTGCTTCTTGTTTCAGAAGGGATCTGGTTAACGGGGTGAGACAAGGTGCTGAGCATCAGTCCTGGTTACCACTTGTATTCCTCTGTGCTCAAAGGAGCCCCAGCTCTCCAACCCTTGGCTGGTCAGCTCTGGTTCACTATCCCTCCCTTCACCAGTTGCCTGGCCTTGCCTTCCTTCTGCCTGATTCGTCCCTTTGCATGTtttccctgcagggctcagaaTGGAATGCCTCCAATTTGGAAGATTTGCAGAACAGAGGGTGAGTAGCTTCAGGCCATCAGCTTAAAAGCAAGAGCCTGGCCACACTTTTCTATGCAACAAACTCTATTCCATACCTGCTGCGTAACCTGAGTCTTATTTAAGGGATTGCAGATCCAAACAAGCTCTTGCTTCCTCCAAACTCCTTGTCCCACAAACAGGCACCTTAACGTAAAAGGATTTTACCCTGACCTTGACTAACGTCCCCAAGGCAAACAAAGGAAAGCAGCAAGCTCATAGCTATAAGTAGTAAAAAGCTGCAATTACTGAACTGGATGCTGCATAGTTGGCTctgtgccctcagccccagcccataGTTCTGGACTGATTACAGAGGCACTTAGGACCTCCAGGCTGtgcaggaaggaaaatgtgGAGAAGAGCATTTGTTCCTCTGAGTGGGGCCCAGTAGGAAGTAAAGTCCTGTAGGAACCCCACCAATGGGTTCCTctgtttcctgccctttccaCTTTTCAAGTTTAGATTGTCCTTTCTCTAGACCAGGTTGTTATAAGCACCAAGATTGTGCAATTAAATAATTATTCATGGCTTTGGCTTATTTGTGACAAGCCAGTGGAAAAAACTAATTGTGCTGGTGAGCTGATAGTGTAATTCTGTACCTCAGAAATTCAGCCTGGCAAAATTGACTCTTCTTGGTGAGCTTGGGGTCTGTTGTGGTTTCCTTGAGTCCAACAGGTCCTACTTGATTGCCAGTGATCTCATACCTGCTTGGGAAAAGGGATGTCACCCTCTTGCAGTTCCCTTGTTCTGCCTGATATCCCAGCATGAGTGCATTTCATAAGCATCTTACGAGTAACCCTCAGGGCTAAAAATACTGAGTGCTGTGTACATAAATACCACATGCTTTCTCTAGCAGTTTCCTTTCCAGAAAATTTAGGGATAAGAAATAAATCCTCCCCAGTGGCTCATTGTCTGTTACATCTCTCTGTAGTTGTTTTATGTGTTTGTTTAGCTCTGGTGTTACTGGGAGGCTTAGACTCCCATCTTCCTGTGGTTTtggtgcagcaggaggagagaTGCAGAGATTCACAAAGGGGTTGGAGAAGGTGTGCAAGCACCAGTTGCAGGAGCTCCTGTGGCACAAGTGTTGCTGACATGCAGAACAGAGGTGGTGGGCAGTGTGAGCTGACATTGTGCAGAGGAAGTTTCTATCCATGGATCTCTGTTATCAGGCTCTAAAGTGCCCAGCAAAACCTATTGTCTGTGTTAGCTGCTGCTTCCTTGCATTAATTCCTgatttcccaggaattttgTTGAAGAGTGCACTTCCAAATGCCCTTGGCAAAGCAGGGCAAGGCTGCAGTGTAGCAGTGGGACATCTCTTTGAACTGGCTGTGTTTCTCATGCAGGGTACGGTACATTTTGAATGTGACTCGAGAAATAGATAATTTCTTCCCTGGGCTCTTTGAATACCACAATATCAGAGTTTATGATGAAGAAGCTACAGATCTTCTGGCTTACTGGAATGATACCTACAAATTCATCTCCAAGGCAAAGTAAGTCTTTTCAGAAAACACAACAGACACATTTAGAAGATATATACTaagcattttgttttcctgctgattTTCTTAACTGATTTTCCTCCTTGCCTACCTAGCATCACAGTGTTTCCATTTTGTGGTTTGCAGTAGAAGAGCATCTCTGTGCTGGAGGCTGCTCTGAACTGCTTCATATCTTTCTGGGATGTGTTTCTAAATTGTGACACCAGGTTTGTGGTACAGGTTCTCTTTTCACTTGGAATATGGCTTGATGCCAATGGGCCATTTGGGCTGAGCTCAAGGGTGCCACACTAGTCTTCAGAGGTTTTCCTGTATCTCTGTGTTTTTCCACTTTGCAATAACAGCTTCAGAAGAGCTGTTGTAACAAAATCTCTTAGGAATATTAATAAGACCTTGTTCTTCAATTTCTTTGTGTGTCTTGCTCCAGTTTGTAAATTGGATTATCAGATCACATCCCAGACTCCAGCTGTGGCCACAGCGTTGAAAATATGTTCAATAATTCTCTGGTAAAGAAGTTGCTGTTTTCTTCAGCTTGTCAGATGTTTTCTGTTTAGTGATCCTCCTTTGTTCTTTCTCCCACTTTAGGAAAAATGGTTCTAAGTGCCTGGTGCACTGCAAGATGGGAGTGAGCCGCTCAGCATCCACAGTGATTGCCTATGCCATGAAGGAATACGGCTGGAACCTGGACAGGGCTTACGACTACGTGAAGGAGCGGCGCACGGTCACCAAGCCCAACCCCAGCTTCATGCGGCAGCTGGAGGAGTACCAGGGGATCCTGCTGGCCAGGTGGGTGCAAGGATTGATCCTCATGATCCATGTTGAGGTGTAACACTTCAATGGTTGACTCCATTCTTTCAGGCAGAGCTTGTATTGCTGTGTTGTGCAAGTTTGGGTTCTTAGGAATGGTAGCGCTCTGTTTTCAGGGttagctcagcctggagaaaatgggTGTAACCAGGAGCTGTCAGGAAGCTATTTGACTTCTAGGATGTTTGGTTTTTGGAAAGTAGCATCCCATGAAGTGTTATCTGAGTGCAGCATTCAGAGCTATGCAGGCTCCAGCAGAGATAAATGATGTCCCTGTTGTTTGTAACATCACTTGGCAGGGAACTCGCTTTGTCTCCTCACAGTTCCCTGTTGAACATgcccctcctcagcagctggtttggttttatttagaTCCCTTTGCTAAGTGTTGGTgtgaggggaggggacaggatgTTCTGTGCATTGCAACAGTGGTGTTTATTCCTGCCTAGAGTCCTGaggctggtctggagctgggCCTGGGTATGGGCAAGTGTGTTGAAATCCCAAGCCAATCACTTGACTAGCAAAAAGACATCAATATTGCATGTTTCTGGGCTGTGTTAAGCAATGTCTTCACGTGATCAGCAGGAAGGAGGTAGTGATACTCTGTTTTGCCAGGTTATGGTATTTAGTTTGGGATCCTGGTGTGCTTTGCCTGGAAGCAGATCTGCAGCAAACAGTTACCCAATCTGAGCCTTCTGCCACAGGAGGTGATCTTAGCTGGTTTGGACCAAAGTAAATagtaaatttcaaaggttttttGGTGCAACTGGGAGATGTCTGCTTTTTGtaaaatcatttaggttggaaaatagCTTTAAGGTAGAGTCCAGACATTGTTTTATATACTGTTATTTACAACAGCTCTGTCACTCATGTACTGTCTTTAGAGCACACTTCTTACCTCTGTCCCTTCATGTCTATTCTATCCACTTGCAAAGACCTCCATTCCCTTTCATTGTAAtaactttttcttcctcctttgcTCTCCACCTGTTCCCATCAGCCTGACTGTTTGTTGCTGGGCCAGGCCTGGATTCCCAATTTTTACACCAAACCCTTGTTCTGAGCTCCCCTGTCACTGGAGTGTGcttcctctttccctctctGCACAAGTAAACAACCTCAGGGCTCCTCCCAACTTATTCCCTGACCAGATACACCCACAGGAACTTCATCCACCAATTCTTCCCATCCTtgctctcccctgctccccaaaccctgccTGTTATAGTGACCCTGTTTCTCTCTAAAAAGCAGCCAAGTAGTATCAAGTCTCAGGAGAGCTCACGTGGAAtagacaattttaaaaaatagtgcCCTGCTGGACTGAAACCCCTTGAGACAGACACCACACCTGCCTTGGGTGCCTCATGTGACACCAAACATGCTGCTGGCACCAGTTAGTAAAGGTCAGTGCTTAACTCTGGGCCAGAGGTGACCTGACCAGTGCAGTGTGCATTGAGCAGACTGGGCATTTAGATCTCATTGGTGTAGATTGGatggagaaaaagaagttttttaGGTGTGAAAAATGCACCCACAGGTTGGTGACCACCTGTGAGGAGCTCGGGTGTGGGAGCAGCTGGTATCTcacatcttccagccctgagcccagcagtTGGTTTGGGTAATCTGCCAGTCTGGTAGCTGGTGACATGCTTGCAAAGCCACCCTGTACAAATATTTTGGTTAAGGAttatttttccctgtcttttagtaatttattttttggagGTATATCTTTCCTGTTGCCACCATTTATAGCATGTGGCCTCCCTTCCACTGAAGCCCTACCCTGCTCTGCAAGTCCCTGTACAATGGCACAAACAGGATTGCTTGTGGGGCTTTAAAAATGCAAGAGCAGTGTGTTACATCTGTGTAGGATGAAAAAGCCTGCAGCAAATGAAGCTTCACTGAAGCAAGGAATGGCCCCTCCGTGCTGCAGAGACTGTCCCTCTTTATCTCAAAgctgcttttttccctctttctttgtGTTATTTAGCTTTGCCCTCTGGCTGCATTGTTTATTGCTGCAGTATTCCAGGACAggtaaataaaaaaacaaaaaccaaaaaaacccaacagattGACACTCATGTGACTGCTCCAGTTTCAGGGGGAAGGTATGTGAGGGCAGCCATGTGCTCACACTATCCAGTTACGGTTTTGTGCTGGGGTTATAGCAACTGGGATATGTTTTCCAGCTGTAAAATGAAAACCCCCTGCCTGCTTTTAGTCACAACAACAAGTGTGTTTTGCTCTTTGGGACTGTCATATTTCCTGGGGTTAGTTAAACTGTCCCCTCCCTCTGTTGATAAACACAGCGAGGCTGAGCCAGGCCTGTTTCTGTTATTAGTTATAGATAAGTTACAGGAAACCAGTGTTTGGGATCTCCTGTGCCTGGTGCAGCTTGTGAATCAACAGCAGTTTTATACCCAAGCCTGGAGAGCTGGTGGGAAGTGTGGGGGCCTCCTGGTCCAAAGCTGGTGTGGGTACAAGCACTGGGAATGTTTCTCAGGAAGGTCAAGAGGCAGCTGTGGGCTCTGGGAAGGGAAGTGGGCTCCTGTTCCCTGACCTGCACCTCATGCAGGCTGTCAGACTGGGGTACTGTCAGGTTGGAAGATAGCTCAACACACCTCTGCCAGTGGTGCTTGACATCTGGTTTGGTCCTCAGATCTGTGCCAGTTGCTCACACTGGAGGGTAATTTTtactttcaaaattaaatgtgcagcagagagctggatCTGAGCACTGAAGTGCCCTCAGAAAACACCAGCAGCTCCGCAGGCTGTGTGAGCAGATATGTCATATGACATTCCATACAGAGCCCAAGCAAGAACCTGCCTCAGGGACAAGCCTGTTTCTGCTGCCAGTGTCAAACTGCTCCAAAACCCACTGGAGATGGAGCCATGTGCACCCCAGGACAGTGCCTTTGGCCTCTCATCTTGACCCTCCTCTCCTGTGTCAGGACCTGATTCTGCCCTGTGTCACACGGGAAGGTTGTCACTGATTACAGGGTTGGAAAGCTAAATCTGCAATGGGTTATTTTCCTTAGCTGTTGGGCACCCACAACTGAACTGGCACGTGGTAATTAGGTCGGTACCATCTGTTAATTAACTTACTGTGGCCACTGGATGTGTCTGTGAGCGCCTGCTCCTGCTAGCAAGGGACTGGAGGGTTTTTGCAAGATCTGCAGCTCCAAGGAGGTTTCTGTGGTTTCTGTGTTCCTCCTAGGGGCAATGGGTGGAAACACATCCCTGTGGCCGTGGCCACTCACAAACCCTGGCAGCCTGGGCTAGCTCTGGCATTTCATGGCAAGAAGTTGCCTGCAGTGCTCTCTGTAAGCCCAGGTGCAcgggttggggtttttggcaGGTGGAGTTGAGGAAGGTGATGCAATGCCACCGGCAGTTATTTGGCCTTTTGATGGTTCAGACTTTCCTAAAGGGGCtttccaggagctggaggagttCTGAGCTTCCTTCCTGTGGAAGGTGGGTGGTAATTTGGGCTGTGTGTTTACTGTTGAGGATGTCTTGTGTGTTTTTGCACACACCCGCCTCTACACATCCCACCCTTTCCCTTGGTTACAAGAGCCAGTTATTGATAACTGAAGTTATTCAGAGAAGGAACCACGAGGGAAATTGGACTTTATGGAAATTGGACTTTATTCAGTGTCCACCACCTGCTTGTGTCCAGCACAAGAGGTTCTCTCTCTTCTGGTCACCTCTTACCTGCTAGCAAATGGAAAAGCGCTGGCTGAGAAAAGAGGACCAAATTCTGCAGTCAATTAAACATTGCATTTGAGTGGATGgatccagcactgctgagaaaTAGGGAGGGGTGTGTGGTGCAGAATGGTGCCATGGAATTTAGCTCCTGGAAAGTGCTCATTACTGGGTCAACTTCTCCAGCAGCAGGTCTGGCCCTGAACTGTTCAggtgaagcagcagctgtggtcaGTGACTCCAGCATTTGGCACAGTTTCTGCTGTAGGTTGTGTCTTCTTACAACAAGGTGGATCTGGCTGTGGTAGGTAGAAGTTACTCACTGTTCTCTTTtgctctccttccctgcagcaaacaGCGGCACAACAAACTGTGGCGCTCACACTCAGACAGCGACCTCTCGGATCACCACGAGCCCATCtgcaaggctgggctggagctgaacAAAAAGGAGATCACCACCTCAGCTGACCAGATCTCAGAGGCCAAGACCAATGACAACCAGCAGCCCATGTCTCCCATCTACTCAGCTGAGCtggacagggagcagcagctcccagaggacACAAACATGATTGAGGACATGTGTGTGAAGGAGAGGAGGATCCACTTAGAGTTTACTTGCAGAGACTTCCACACTGAGCAGATGGAGGACAAGCTGAACTTGAACAATATCAATGGCTGTACAGCAGGGTGCTGTGTAGACTCTGTCCCTTCTGACAACTGCCGTGCTTCTGAGGCCTTaatgcagctccagcacccCTTGGAAATAACAGAGTTTCCTGATCTGACAGTGGATGATCTGGAAAAAGATGCCCTTAAGCCTGATATGAACGTGCACTTGGTTCCCATGGAAGAATTCACTTCATGCTTAAAAGACTTCCCCCAGTCCCCAAACCAGAATTCCCTAGGTCTCCAACAGAACCCTCAGCCCGAAGTGACAGACCTCAGCACAGACAGGATTGATTTCTTCAGCGCTTTGGAGAAATTCGTGGAGCTCTCCCAGGAGAGCCGGTCCCGAACCTGCTCCCATTCCAGGCCAGAGGAGCAAGGGACTGGGAGGAATGGGGTCTCCAGGGTGCCTGTGCTGGAAGTGCCACCTGCTGCAGATGGGGGTGCAGATGCTCAAAGGAACAGCCCTGGAAACTCTCCTCAGCCATCCGATGACTCCTCCACAGATGAAGAGCACCAAAAGGTTAAAATAATTTGCTCAGGCTTTTTAGGAACTGCTGCTTGGCCCTGTCTCTGGGCTGTTTTCTGCTGTGGGGTGGCTGTGAATGGGATTTTCTAGCCCTGCTTTCACTGGACACAATGTGTGGAGAGGGATTGCTAGAtgcttctcctttccttcccttttagATACTTGCCCTTTTCTGCACTTTTTCCTTAAACATCAGTTTGCTGGCATTGGCAAGGCCATGAGCCGACCTTGACCTGACCTGCTGTGCTGTTCTCATGAGAAACTTATTTTTGAGTTTTGCATCAGGAGAGCAGAAAGGTGGGACTTGACCCACTAATATAGCCAGACCCTGAGCCCAGCCAACATCCCAAATCTGCACAGATATTTATCTGACTTGAGAAATCCACCAAAGAATGGGCAAAACTGGCCCTTTTCCCTGGTTGGAAAGCACCAGCATTGGGTGGGGTAGTAAATCAAGGCAGGTGTAGAACTTCCACTGCTGGAGGAAGAAATTAACCTGTCCAGGTCTGGAGTGATGGGATTAGGCACGTCATGGCTCACTTCTCCTGGGTAGAGAGATGGTCATGACAAAATTTAGTAACCTCTAAATTTAGGTACCTTTTTCTCGTAATTGCTTTTCAGCCTCCAGGACTCTCACAGGGATTGATGATGTCCGGGGCCATCATTTTCTGGGAGCTTCTCTTATTTAAATTCCATCCTGCATTGCTTGAATCTTTTCCATCTCCATGTGAGGCAGTAAGGCTCTTCCAAATATAATAGGCCAATGCTCTCTCCTGTGATTTAGCAGAGAGTGTCTGTGGGGACTGGGAGTCCCCCTGGCCATTTCAATGCTTGGTCATTATTTTTGCTGTACTTCTGTCTGCTACATGAGCAGAATTTGTCATGTTTTCAGTTCAAAATGGTACTTTTAGCAGTATTAGGATTCTTTTTATTTGTTGGACTTTTCGTcatttagaaaaacaaaaaagctacCTTTCCTTGGAGTTTGTTGTAGTTAAGGTTCTTAGATCTTAGTCTAAGTGGCAATCCAGCCTGGAGTGTGTTAAATTCAGTCTCAGAGACAGTATAAAACCTACATAAGTGATCACTGCCACATGCTTTTTTGCTCCTTTGGGGATGTGCAACCTTATTTTCTCTAACCTGCTGCTGTTTGTTCCATGTCAGCACAGCTGATGCACTTTGTAATTCTCCTGTTTGTGTGTTGCAGGAGGTCCCTGAGCTGCCTGGTGCAGGTCATCTCACGAGATCCCACTCGGAAAATGCCATTTCTGTGAAGGAAATTATCACAGAGATCGAGTCAATCAACCAGGGAGCAGGACCTGCCCAGCAGAAAGAGGGCTCAGCCAACCTCAGCCAGACACCAAAGAGGAACACGGTGCATGACCTGCCAGTGGAGGTGATTTGGACATCAGAAAAGTTGGAACAGAGCGAAGGAGCCTGtgctggacaccaggagaaggagaaggaccCTCTGCCAACGGAGCAGGAAGAAGCCCCATCTCTACAGCTGTCTTCTGGTAGATCAGACCTGGAGGAAAGCAGCTCTGgcggggagcagcaggagccccgTGGCTCCACCAAGCCCGAGCCCAAGTGGTGCCCCGGCTCCGTCCGGCGAGCCACGCTGGAGTTCGAGGAgcgcctgaggcaggagcaggagcaccaGCACACGGCCCCAGCCTGCACTTTACCCACCCGCAAGAACTCCAGGAACGACTCCCCTGCTGCCGAGCTCCTGCCCCGGGGGAAGAGTGAGGAGCCGCCCCTGGAGCTGGCTCCGGAGGGGGACAAGGCGCAGGAGGAGCCGCTGCAGCCTCCcggggcagagcagcctgtgggcagaCACCTGCCTGCATCCCTTGGGGCCCCTGCCTGGGAGTCCCTGCccgcagagcccagcccagggcaggaggcagcagcacaggagcacaggACAGTGATCTCGTTTGATGGGACGGaggagccatccctgccctccctcctcccaAAGAGAATTGAAATCATTGAATACACCCTCACGGTCAAGCCTGCGGAGCAGCGCCCCAATACAAGCTGTGAGCAGGGCGGGCTGGCCCCAGCCACCCCGTCTTTGGATGAAAACTTGAACCCCTCGATGCGCTTGGAGAAGGCTCCAGCGGATCCCTCGCCACCGGAGCACGCGGTACGCAAGCAGGCTGCCTTTGCcatgggcagccccagcaaggaAGGCAGTGGGAGATCTGCTCACCTCAGTGCTGCTTCTCCCTCTGCCCAGGTGACCTGTCCAGCCAGCCTCGAGCACTCTCCTTACCCCTGTGTCATTCACCTGGAAGGTGTCACTGAGCAGAGCACGGGTACAGATGATGAGCCGGTCACACCCTGTGGCACCGAGGGAGATGCGACTCTGCCGTTCAGGGACGGTCCCAAACCTCTCTGTGGGGACAGTGCTGGCGTCTCAAGGCAGCTGAGCAGCGAGGACTTCAGCAGGCAGCGTGCTGAAAACATGGACCTTCTGGACATCTCGTTCCTGTGTTACAGCCtcccccacagctccagcagcctcagcGTGGAGGAGCGCtccagcagccccgggccggtcAAGCAGCGGGCCAAGGAAATCGAGGCTCGGATCCGGCACGCAGGGCTCACCAGACCCTCCCACATGAAGCGCTCGGCGTCCCTGGCCAAACTGGACTGCCTGGAGCTCTCCAAGGACGACTTGCACGACAGGGAGTCGGCCTCTTCCAATGCCAACCCCGTGCTTCTCACCTGCGTTGCCCTGGGTCGAGGCTTTTGTGGGGGGAGGTCGGAGAGGGGCTCGGAGAGCGCGTGTGGGAAGCATCGCCTCTCCTCCCCAGAGCCCACAAAGCATTTTGTGGAACAGCTCAGAACAGCTGAGTGCATTGCCCAGAGCATGCCCGTGGAGAGGCCGCTGGCTCAGTACGCCAAAGagtgcagctccagccagcagAGTTTGTGCTCCAGTGCAGATCCGACGTGGACTAGCTCCGGGGAGGGCCCTCCGCTGCTCCAGGTGCAGGTCCTGGACTCCTTGTCTCCATCTCAAGCTCTGACTGTTGCCCCACGGCAGCAGCACGGGAGAACTCACCCTCTGAGGAGGCTCAAAAAGACCAATGACAAAAAGCGGACAACCAATCCCCTGTACAACACGATGTGATCCTGGGCCCTTGGCTGTGATTTCTTACCCAGAACCTGTGGTGTTGCTTTCACACAAGGGGCAGGTGTAATATAAGGAACATGCACTTTATTggttaattttatatatattgtCATTTTACTGTTCCTGGCGCATGTAGGTGTGGGTTGGTTCTTCTGTGTGTGACTCTGACTGCAGgactgtttgggttttttttaagtttaactCAGATAACctcaaatgttctttttttgttgttgttgatagTTTGTTTTAAAAGAACACTTTTATCATGAGAAAATTGATGGTGGCTTGCTTTGGCAAGGTGGAGTTTTTGCTTACAACCAGATCCTAGTTCCTGACTTGAATTTTCCCCATGCCTTGAAATGGTGCTGGGCAGTTGGTGGGGTGAGAGCCCCTGTAAATGTGAAGGTTGTGCCAAGGTCCCTTTGTTTggcctttcttttattctgCAAACTGGAACTCCACCATGCTGGCAGATCCCTCACACAGCTGCTTCAGGACAAACACCCTGGGCTTAGTTCAGCTGGTGCTTCCCCATAAGGAGCACACAGGGGTGAATCTTCCCAGTGGATGGGCTCTAATAatcctgggcagcaccagaCCAGCTCTCCCATCTGCCAtggggcacacagagctctctgctctgtgctgaggtggggcagagctcctccaggagctgccaggttCACCTCTACCCCCAAAGCCAGTGTTCTTTTAAAACAAACGTCTCATTAGGGTTTTAACCCTCCCATTACTTGAATACTGCTGTGGGCCTTCCAAGTTCATGGCCATATCATCTGTCCTCTGCCCCAAAGCTGTTCTTGTGCTGCCTGAGtttccctctcccctctgccAAGCTCACGGGTGTTTCTGGTGGCTCCCAAAACTTGAGCTGTTTTTGTTACATGACATACTGCCCTTAATGCATAGCTTTGTCCTCTCTGCTGTCACTCCTAACTCTAGACCCAGAGGGAAATATTTTCTGGaagtttattctttttttttctttttttttcttttttttttttttttgcctaaatTGTATATatgatatttatattttttttgtcttttctatgttttttttttttttttaagaagggCAAGACTGCATTCTGTAAACTGGAAAACAAACCCACGTGACTCAAACTCAGTGCTGTTCTTTGTGATCTGCACAGACATGGAAGTGGATTTGACATTCTAAGCTGTCTTCCCTTTCCAAAAGTGAGCCTGGATGCCAAATGTGTCCCTTCTCCTCCAGTCCTGTGTGAACCCCCATTGTCCCACTGTGGGAGGGGcactgtgtgtctgtctgtccatctccTTCCTGCTGGAAGCTGGGTTCCAGGGGTGCCAGTTGGACATGGAAAGCCTTTGGCTGCTCCCAGACATTCTGCAGGTTTTTGCtttcctggagaaactgtgtGTGAAGGCTCTGCTCCAAATTTCAGCAAATTATTTTGTGGTTTCTGAGCAGTTTGGCTAAATCAAAGCTCCTCATTTCTAGCAGTGTGTTTTAGCAGGTTGTCCCTGTGCTGtaggagcagagggaaaggccAAGGGGAGCTCTGGGTCCTGTCCACAGTCCCGTGGCAGGTCctgtctgagctgctgcttggctgGGGCCCAGACCTGCCCTCTGGGGAGGagcaaagcaaagagaagaTGCAGAGTGGCTCAGGCTGCTGAAGCCCAGCATGGAGAGGACGTGGTgtgggaggagcagcagccaggcccaTGCCTGGAAAGCAGCCCTGAAGCTGCAGAGCCTTGCAGGCTCAGATGGGACAAACTCCCCTTGAGCTGGAGAGGAACGCACGGCACTGGAGTGTGCTGGAGTATTGGGAAGCAgcatctgcctgccctggggaagGGGTGTGGGGTGTCCTCAGCCTGCAGCTGCTTGGCAAGGTAATGCCACcttgctgccctcctgcagcccccagggtcCTCCTGAGCTGCCTTGCAGCCTGGGCAAGCTCTGTGAGTCTGtctgtgctccagcagccacGAGCGCTGTCCCTCCCtttcctcagctctggcagggggtTGTTACCCatgctggagcacagccctgtcctgggtCAAGCAGCACGTCTTCCCAGGCCATTTCAGTCACTAGAAGTCACCCAAGCCCCTGGCCCAGGAGGCCAGATACTTCTTTGGGACACTGGAAAACATGTGGCTTCTCCTagcctgctccagctggctctggagcagggcaggcactgTGCAAAGGCCAAGTGGCTCATGTCATCTGCAGAAGGACAGGTTCAGTCCTTGCCTCCCCCACAAACTTCATCAGGCCCCACTGCCCACCATTCTGACCCCAAGGACATGCCTGCCTGCCCCTCCAGGGGTGGAAGGGACTggttgcccccagcctgccttGCATTGGAGGGTGCATGCTTGGCTGGCAGCATGTCCTGGTGACAAGGATCTGCTCAGGAGGGAAAAGCCCTGTGTAGAAATTTTTCCCTTGagaaggcaggaggaggaaaaggatcAGGTTTCTTTGCCCAGCTTGATCTCAGGAGAAATGCCCTCTGGCAAGGGTCTTCAATGCAGACCAGAAATGCTGCTTCCTTCCAATGCTCTCGGGTGCTTcggctggggagagcagcagaggggcagaggcCCCTGCAGGGAGGTGCTTTGCTGTCCCCTTGTCCTTGGCTCTGGCCCAGCACAACTGGTTTTTCTCTGAGAaggctgtgggcaggcagagggagTCAGGAAAGGT
Encoded proteins:
- the SSH2 gene encoding protein phosphatase Slingshot homolog 2 isoform X1, whose protein sequence is MALVTVQRSPTPSATSSPCASEADSGEEECRSQPRSISESFLTVKGAALFLPRGNGSSTPRISHRRNKHAGDLQQHLQAMFILLRPEDNIRLAVRLESTYQNRTRYMVVVSTNGRQDTEESIVLGMDFSSNDSSTCTMGLVLPLWSDTLIHLDGDGGFSVSTDNRVHIFKPVSVQAMWSALQSLHKACEVARSNNYYPGSLFLTWVSYYESHINSDQSSVNEWNAMQDVQSHRPDSPALFTDVPTERERTERLIKTKLREIMMQKDLENITSKEIRTELEMQMVCNLREFKEFIDNEMIVILGQMDSPTQIFDHVFLGSEWNASNLEDLQNRGVRYILNVTREIDNFFPGLFEYHNIRVYDEEATDLLAYWNDTYKFISKAKKNGSKCLVHCKMGVSRSASTVIAYAMKEYGWNLDRAYDYVKERRTVTKPNPSFMRQLEEYQGILLASKQRHNKLWRSHSDSDLSDHHEPICKAGLELNKKEITTSADQISEAKTNDNQQPMSPIYSAELDREQQLPEDTNMIEDMCVKERRIHLEFTCRDFHTEQMEDKLNLNNINGCTAGCCVDSVPSDNCRASEALMQLQHPLEITEFPDLTVDDLEKDALKPDMNVHLVPMEEFTSCLKDFPQSPNQNSLGLQQNPQPEVTDLSTDRIDFFSALEKFVELSQESRSRTCSHSRPEEQGTGRNGVSRVPVLEVPPAADGGADAQRNSPGNSPQPSDDSSTDEEHQKEVPELPGAGHLTRSHSENAISVKEIITEIESINQGAGPAQQKEGSANLSQTPKRNTVHDLPVEVIWTSEKLEQSEGACAGHQEKEKDPLPTEQEEAPSLQLSSGRSDLEESSSGGEQQEPRGSTKPEPKWCPGSVRRATLEFEERLRQEQEHQHTAPACTLPTRKNSRNDSPAAELLPRGKSEEPPLELAPEGDKAQEEPLQPPGAEQPVGRHLPASLGAPAWESLPAEPSPGQEAAAQEHRTVISFDGTEEPSLPSLLPKRIEIIEYTLTVKPAEQRPNTSCEQGGLAPATPSLDENLNPSMRLEKAPADPSPPEHAVRKQAAFAMGSPSKEGSGRSAHLSAASPSAQVTCPASLEHSPYPCVIHLEGVTEQSTGTDDEPVTPCGTEGDATLPFRDGPKPLCGDSAGVSRQLSSEDFSRQRAENMDLLDISFLCYSLPHSSSSLSVEERSSSPGPVKQRAKEIEARIRHAGLTRPSHMKRSASLAKLDCLELSKDDLHDRESASSNANPVLLTCVALGRGFCGGRSERGSESACGKHRLSSPEPTKHFVEQLRTAECIAQSMPVERPLAQYAKECSSSQQSLCSSADPTWTSSGEGPPLLQVQVLDSLSPSQALTVAPRQQHGRTHPLRRLKKTNDKKRTTNPLYNTM